A genome region from Trueperaceae bacterium includes the following:
- a CDS encoding DUF177 domain-containing protein: protein MQSRRDATLNLASLLHHAPGSELEVEAEGLLEPAQELLEADGLRLAGPIAWQVRVVNTGGDDDFVADGDVSATAVLECRRCLTDVAVEVEAEFVFPMSYRPSDRPLRLEELEEEEEELLVFGRPEVDFAPLLTELIAIEVPLTALCREDCRGLNLDGVNLNEHPELADDRPPDVEGLNGAVRIKGLAEALRDLERES, encoded by the coding sequence ATGCAGTCTCGCAGGGATGCGACACTAAACCTAGCCTCCCTGCTTCACCACGCTCCCGGAAGCGAACTAGAGGTAGAAGCCGAGGGCCTGCTCGAGCCCGCGCAGGAGCTGCTCGAGGCCGACGGCCTCAGGCTGGCCGGGCCCATCGCCTGGCAGGTGCGGGTGGTGAACACGGGCGGCGACGACGACTTCGTCGCCGACGGCGATGTCAGCGCGACGGCGGTGCTCGAGTGCCGGCGCTGCCTCACCGACGTGGCCGTGGAGGTCGAGGCGGAGTTCGTCTTCCCCATGTCCTACCGCCCCTCCGACCGGCCGCTGCGGCTCGAGGAGCTCGAGGAGGAAGAGGAGGAGCTGCTCGTCTTCGGGCGGCCCGAGGTCGACTTCGCCCCCCTGCTGACCGAGCTCATCGCGATCGAGGTCCCCCTCACGGCGCTGTGCCGCGAGGACTGCCGCGGCCTCAACCTCGACGGCGTGAACCTCAACGAGCATCCCGAGCTGGCCGACGACAGGCCGCCGGACGTGGAGGGCCTAAACGGCGCCGTGCGGATCAAGGGCCTGGCCGAGGCGCTGCGCGACCTCGAGCGAGAGTCGTAA